The stretch of DNA AATTTCCTGTTATGGCAGCTTGCCTACGCAGAAATCCATGTAACCCCTGTGCTCTGGCCGGATTTCCGACGCCAACACTTATATGAAGCATTGCTGGATTTTCAAAAAAGAGAGCGCCGATTCGGTCGGGTTGAAGGAGATAACTATGATGGATAGCCTAGTTTTAAAACCATTTTATAATTCTCGAGGCGATGCCAGACTTAATTTCATTCTTGCTATCATTATAGTTGCCGTTATTATTTATATCATTAAACAAGTAGCTCCGGTTTGGATCGATTATTACGGCCTTAAAGATTATGTAACCGAACAGGCCCAATACGGTTCCTGCCGGGATGTGGACAGTATTAAAGAGAATATTGTAAAGAAAATAAAAGAATATCCCAATACGGTCGTTAAAGAAGATCAAGTGAAAGTGTCCTGCGATGGAGGAATTATGAAGGTCCAGGCTTCCTATCGAAGAAGATTAGAATTACCCGGCTACTCAAGAAATCTGGCCTTTGATATCGATACCGGAGTGCGGAAATTCTAATAAGATAGGGGCGGGTTTGAAACCCTACCCCTATCTTATCTTTAAACCTGTGTGAGAATTGGCCTCGATGCTCGATTAGCCTTTTACGATAGGACCGGAATCGGTCAATATACCCGCGCCCTCCTGACCTATCTACCCACGGTAAGCACCGATCAAGATCTTTACTTTCTTTTCTGTGATCGGCAACCCTTCGTAAACCCCTGGTCAGATCCCCGATTGAATATTGTTCCCATTCCTCGAAAACAAAGGATTCTTTGGACAAATTTCTCCCTTCCACCTTTCTTGAAAGCCAAACAGATCGACCTTTACCATGGCGTCTGCAATTTTGAACTACCTGTACGTAAAGTCTGTCCTTACGTGGTAACAATCCATGACCTGATCCCTTTATTTTTCCCCAAACTGGTTCCTAAAAAACATCTTCTATTATTTCACATCTTGATGAGATGGGTTGCCCGGATAGCCGATAAAATTATCACCGATTCTAATTCCTCTAAAAAAGACATCCTGGACCGATTGGGAGTTCCTGAGGAGAAAATACAGGTCATTTACCTGGCTCATCATCCCGTTTATCGCCCTATCCCAGACCGGAATAAGATAGAATCCATACTGGCAAAGTATCGTTTAAACGGTAAATATCTGCTTTTTACCGGGGTCTTAGAGCCAAAGAAAAACCTTCTTCGGCTTATCGAAGCCTTCTATCTCCTTAAAACCCAGATAAACCCCCATAAAGACCTTAAATTGGTTCTTGTGGGTGGAACGG from Candidatus Limnocylindrales bacterium encodes:
- a CDS encoding glycosyltransferase family 1 protein, with protein sequence MRIGLDARLAFYDRTGIGQYTRALLTYLPTVSTDQDLYFLFCDRQPFVNPWSDPRLNIVPIPRKQRILWTNFSLPPFLKAKQIDLYHGVCNFELPVRKVCPYVVTIHDLIPLFFPKLVPKKHLLLFHILMRWVARIADKIITDSNSSKKDILDRLGVPEEKIQVIYLAHHPVYRPIPDRNKIESILAKYRLNGKYLLFTGVLEPKKNLLRLIEAFYLLKTQINPHKDLKLVLVGGTGWGYTGAGENLPRLIEQRELKEEVIFTGYVPDEDLPYLYNGAELFVFPSLYEGFGLPVLEAMACGTPVVTSKVSSLPEIVGEAGKLINPYDPRSIAEGISEVLTNQTLRQSMIEKGLQRAHLFSWQRTAAETLAVYRSVTKG